From Moraxella sp. K1664, one genomic window encodes:
- a CDS encoding Bax inhibitor-1/YccA family protein: MANPIISRTELLAGDAPMTVNGVVKKTALLLGISATTGFGLFFFALMSGISSGVLVGLFIVAMLATMGIGLTTAFKPHLAKTLSVPYAALEGVVIGVASAFAFYKAPSVPLLALSATFVSAAVMLTLYSTGIIKVTEKFRSLVVSASIAIMIVYAIQWIMSLVFGSSIPHLFNGGMIAIGFSVFTTLIASFFLLLDFKNIEDGVMYGVNEEFEWVYGISVLATLVWMYIEFLRLIGYLQE; this comes from the coding sequence ATGGCAAACCCTATTATTAGTCGTACCGAACTGCTTGCAGGCGATGCACCAATGACCGTTAATGGCGTGGTCAAAAAGACCGCTCTACTGCTTGGCATCTCTGCTACCACAGGTTTTGGACTGTTCTTTTTTGCTCTGATGAGTGGTATATCATCAGGGGTGTTGGTTGGGCTGTTTATTGTGGCAATGCTTGCTACCATGGGCATTGGCTTGACGACTGCCTTTAAACCACACCTTGCCAAAACACTGTCAGTACCTTATGCTGCCCTAGAAGGGGTTGTCATTGGTGTGGCAAGTGCTTTTGCCTTTTATAAAGCCCCAAGTGTGCCACTGCTTGCCTTGTCAGCGACTTTTGTCAGTGCAGCGGTGATGCTAACCTTATACAGTACTGGCATCATCAAAGTAACCGAAAAATTCCGCTCATTGGTGGTATCTGCCTCTATCGCTATCATGATTGTTTATGCCATTCAGTGGATTATGTCGCTGGTGTTTGGCAGTTCTATCCCCCATTTGTTTAACGGTGGCATGATTGCTATTGGTTTTAGTGTATTTACCACGCTCATCGCTTCGTTCTTCTTGTTGCTTGATTTTAAAAATATTGAAGATGGTGTTATGTATGGTGTCAATGAAGAATTTGAATGGGTGTATGGCATTAGCGTATTAGCAACGTTGGTGTGGATGTATATTGAATTCTTACGTTTGATTGGTTATTTACAAGAATGA
- a CDS encoding NAD(+) kinase, with the protein MTETAISPTSFNIQKSHFKRIGLMGRAGKKSITATLNELINLLSGWGLEITIDTSTASIDGIHIDFDRDDNPIKIVPRGRMGEHCDLVMVVGGDGSILQAGSVLAGTGVPVLGVNRGRLGFLADINPERLETELSEVFAGEYHTDERFLLKMQVLGRDDDGNTQVFHESYALNDVVLHAGKSVHTIDFKLQIDDIDVYRQHADGLIVATPTGSTAYSLSAGGPIIHPSLDAICLAPMHPHTLSSRPIVVAGTSKITINIHKDNRTQPMVSSDGEASVPLDNNQTLLITKHDKSLILLHPLDVDFYQACRTKLNWSLYTEEFSLKDE; encoded by the coding sequence ATGACCGAGACCGCCATTTCACCGACATCTTTTAATATCCAAAAGAGCCATTTTAAACGCATTGGACTCATGGGGCGTGCTGGCAAAAAAAGCATTACCGCCACATTAAATGAACTCATTAACCTGCTGTCAGGGTGGGGGTTAGAGATTACCATTGATACCAGCACCGCCAGCATTGACGGCATACACATCGATTTTGACAGAGATGACAACCCCATCAAAATCGTGCCACGTGGTCGCATGGGCGAGCATTGTGATTTGGTCATGGTGGTCGGTGGCGACGGCTCTATCCTACAAGCAGGCTCTGTATTGGCGGGAACGGGTGTGCCTGTGCTAGGGGTCAATCGTGGGCGACTGGGATTCTTGGCGGACATCAACCCTGAGCGTTTGGAGACGGAGCTATCAGAAGTCTTTGCTGGTGAGTATCACACCGATGAGCGTTTTTTGTTAAAAATGCAGGTACTCGGGCGAGATGATGACGGCAACACACAGGTGTTTCATGAAAGCTACGCCCTAAATGATGTGGTGCTACACGCAGGTAAATCGGTGCATACCATTGATTTTAAACTGCAAATTGATGACATTGACGTCTATCGTCAGCATGCTGATGGGCTGATTGTGGCAACCCCAACAGGTTCTACCGCCTATTCGCTCTCAGCAGGAGGCCCTATCATTCATCCAAGCCTAGACGCCATTTGTCTGGCTCCCATGCACCCACACACACTGTCTAGTCGCCCCATCGTGGTCGCAGGCACCAGCAAAATCACCATTAACATTCATAAAGATAACCGTACTCAGCCCATGGTCAGTTCTGATGGTGAGGCAAGTGTCCCTTTGGATAATAATCAAACCCTACTCATCACCAAGCACGACAAATCCCTAATCCTACTACACCCCTTGGATGTGGATTTTTATCAAGCCTGTCGCACCAAACTTAATTGGAGCTTATACACCGAAGAGTTTTCGTTAAAGGATGAGTAA
- a CDS encoding glutathione S-transferase encodes MLTLHHLNQSRSFRILWLLCELNALYGTSFRVIKHERTKSHLAPKELTDIHPMGKAPILIDESCNKTLAESGFIIEYLLRHYDTQAKLSPSDEAWEDYAFWLHFAESSLMPNLVMRLVFAKIVQKSPFFIRPIIKSVQKGVEKSFISPNVDKALALLNERLANRHYLSGAGQGVFGAVDIHLHFGIAQMRKSGGLPDKWVYVHNWLAYCESRPSFEMAQSYE; translated from the coding sequence ATGCTCACCCTTCATCATCTTAACCAGTCTCGCTCTTTTCGTATCTTATGGCTGTTGTGCGAATTAAATGCCTTGTATGGCACGTCTTTTCGTGTCATCAAACACGAGCGCACCAAAAGCCACCTTGCCCCAAAAGAGCTAACAGACATTCACCCCATGGGTAAAGCCCCGATTTTAATAGATGAGTCTTGTAACAAAACACTTGCTGAATCGGGTTTTATCATTGAATATCTGTTGCGTCATTATGACACACAAGCAAAACTCTCTCCAAGCGATGAAGCGTGGGAAGATTATGCTTTTTGGCTGCATTTTGCCGAAAGTTCACTCATGCCAAATCTGGTCATGCGATTGGTGTTTGCTAAAATCGTGCAAAAGTCGCCATTTTTTATCCGTCCTATCATCAAAAGTGTGCAAAAGGGCGTTGAGAAGTCCTTTATCTCGCCCAATGTGGATAAGGCATTAGCCCTGCTTAATGAGCGTTTGGCAAATCGGCATTATCTGTCGGGGGCAGGGCAGGGGGTGTTTGGTGCTGTGGATATTCATCTGCATTTTGGCATTGCTCAGATGAGAAAATCGGGTGGACTGCCTGATAAATGGGTGTATGTCCATAACTGGCTGGCATACTGCGAATCTCGTCCCAGTTTTGAGATGGCACAAAGTTATGAGTGA
- a CDS encoding nitrate/nitrite transporter, with product MATEKSKQLLVLTSSTIAFTVCFMIWMMFAVLGIPIQKALDLSETQFGLLAATPVLTGSLVRLPLGMMTDKYGGKVVLFALMMACVVPIFLMSYANAYWQFLVLGLFAGLAGGSFSVGIAYVAKWFEADRQGFAMGVFGAGNAGSALTKMVGPAIIAYGGWQFLPKVYAGIMLVTAIGFWFMSFDNKAHRSASNVSFASQLAVLKDPNVWRYSQYYSIVFGGYVALALWMTKYYVNEYEFSLQTAAFLAACFSLPGGVLRALGGWLSDKYSAHTVTWWVLWASFLFLFILSYPQTDLVVKTVHGERAFHIGLNATIFTILIFFLGIAFAIGKASVFKYLSDEYKENMGAVSGVVGLAGGLGGFILPIMFGAAVDITGVRSSAFMIMFGVVWVSLVWIYISEVKPKMEEGHQAMLKMKK from the coding sequence ATGGCAACCGAAAAATCAAAACAACTGCTTGTACTAACTTCATCGACCATCGCATTTACCGTCTGCTTTATGATTTGGATGATGTTTGCGGTGCTTGGCATCCCAATCCAAAAAGCACTAGACTTATCTGAGACCCAATTTGGGCTACTTGCTGCCACACCTGTGCTGACAGGTTCTCTTGTTCGTCTGCCACTTGGCATGATGACGGATAAATATGGCGGAAAGGTTGTGCTTTTTGCTTTGATGATGGCATGTGTTGTGCCAATATTTTTGATGAGTTATGCCAATGCCTATTGGCAGTTTTTGGTGCTGGGTCTGTTTGCAGGGCTGGCAGGTGGCTCATTTTCGGTTGGGATTGCTTATGTCGCTAAGTGGTTTGAAGCAGACCGTCAAGGGTTTGCCATGGGTGTGTTTGGGGCAGGTAATGCAGGTTCGGCACTCACCAAAATGGTAGGCCCTGCCATCATCGCTTATGGCGGTTGGCAGTTTTTGCCAAAGGTGTATGCAGGGATAATGCTTGTTACTGCCATTGGCTTTTGGTTCATGTCTTTTGATAATAAGGCTCACCGTTCGGCAAGTAATGTAAGTTTTGCCAGTCAATTGGCGGTGTTAAAAGACCCCAATGTGTGGCGTTATAGTCAGTATTATTCCATTGTCTTTGGTGGCTATGTTGCCCTTGCTTTGTGGATGACCAAATATTATGTTAATGAGTATGAATTTAGCCTACAAACAGCAGCATTTTTGGCGGCATGTTTTAGCTTGCCAGGGGGCGTACTGCGTGCACTTGGTGGTTGGCTGTCGGACAAATACTCAGCCCATACCGTAACATGGTGGGTACTGTGGGCATCTTTTTTGTTTTTGTTCATCTTATCATACCCCCAAACAGATCTTGTGGTCAAAACGGTACACGGTGAGCGAGCGTTTCACATTGGTCTAAATGCCACCATTTTTACCATCTTGATTTTCTTTTTGGGTATTGCCTTTGCCATCGGTAAGGCCTCTGTATTTAAATATTTATCGGATGAATACAAAGAAAACATGGGGGCGGTCTCTGGTGTGGTTGGTCTGGCAGGGGGGTTGGGTGGATTTATCCTACCCATCATGTTTGGGGCGGCGGTGGACATCACAGGCGTGCGTTCATCGGCATTTATGATTATGTTTGGTGTGGTGTGGGTCAGCCTTGTGTGGATTTATATCTCGGAAGTCAAACCAAAAATGGAAGAAGGTCATCAGGCGATGTTAAAGATGAAAAAATAA
- a CDS encoding type IV pili methyl-accepting chemotaxis transducer N-terminal domain-containing protein gives MPLALLKQFAHWISPTTVGHSMTRRAGLAVAFIFCTILTASTYSFYLANTAEKDAQAINDAGSIRMATYRINHELALSTNPNSPHTPNPILADDMTARLDKLSLYQAKNSNKHGDIDETLTEIRHDWEHTLLPSLEQSDSTAFYQHSLVFLDDVNHLVDAIGKRNEHRQEHQQHVQIISLLLITFVMLVGMWELHRNALTPLKNLTATARHFRQGKSLDMQAGKMDIKGYQELNELSDAFFAMLTLIKNHQAELETEVKRKTHHLTQSNKALYSLYHFAEKIATTHHLNTEELHELIQNFAHLLPNTELSLCIHGQNFENNVIMSLSERKHHDFCTPDDCEHCDLKTDTHTRIIPIKSTDTNWGELLVREPVSPVAKNRIALLNISDDNGLSEQDLLGILAQLIALTFMSNQRQKQAEELLLSEERNTFARELHDSIAQTLSHLKIQSAMLKTLGEQEKKLLADEPNLQNKETLLKIHQKQDKVRTDLNDGTSHAYAQLRDLLNTFRLKVDGGDFNDALKMTVEEFEAKGGFNINFDNQVLTLNLSASEQVDLLQITREALSNVHKHAHAKNVNITLYQDSISYEVILRISDDGIGICQSDKQKPEHYGLSTMSERALNLGGTISTEPIRPTGTEVFVRFLPQFFLKKLKSPRPKPKLKEWTAEQISTATYELTHELDDEFGKTSES, from the coding sequence GTGCCACTTGCCTTGTTAAAACAATTTGCCCATTGGATAAGCCCGACCACAGTCGGGCATTCCATGACACGGCGTGCAGGCTTGGCGGTGGCGTTTATTTTTTGTACGATTTTGACCGCTTCCACATACAGCTTTTATCTTGCCAATACTGCCGAAAAGGACGCCCAAGCCATCAATGACGCAGGTTCCATTCGCATGGCAACCTACCGTATCAATCACGAGTTGGCACTGTCGACAAACCCAAATTCACCCCACACGCCAAACCCCATCTTGGCAGACGACATGACCGCCCGTCTTGACAAACTAAGCCTATACCAAGCCAAAAACAGCAATAAACATGGCGACATTGATGAGACACTTACCGAAATCCGCCATGATTGGGAACACACCTTACTGCCAAGTTTAGAACAAAGCGACAGCACGGCATTTTATCAGCATTCTTTGGTGTTTTTGGATGATGTCAATCATCTGGTGGACGCCATCGGCAAACGCAACGAGCACCGCCAAGAACACCAACAACACGTCCAAATCATCTCGCTACTACTCATCACCTTTGTGATGTTGGTCGGCATGTGGGAGCTACACCGCAATGCTTTAACCCCCCTAAAAAACCTAACTGCCACCGCTCGGCATTTTAGGCAAGGCAAATCGCTTGACATGCAAGCGGGCAAGATGGACATCAAAGGCTATCAAGAGCTAAACGAGCTGTCGGACGCGTTTTTTGCCATGCTGACGCTCATCAAAAACCACCAAGCTGAGCTTGAAACCGAAGTCAAACGCAAAACGCACCATCTCACCCAAAGCAACAAGGCTCTATATAGCCTGTACCATTTTGCTGAGAAAATCGCCACCACGCACCATCTTAACACCGAAGAGCTTCATGAACTCATTCAAAATTTCGCTCACCTACTGCCCAACACAGAGCTGTCACTGTGCATTCATGGGCAAAATTTTGAAAATAACGTCATCATGAGTCTGTCGGAGCGTAAACACCATGACTTTTGTACGCCTGACGACTGCGAGCATTGCGACCTAAAAACCGACACGCACACCCGTATCATCCCCATCAAAAGCACCGATACCAACTGGGGTGAGCTACTGGTGCGTGAGCCTGTCAGCCCTGTGGCAAAAAACCGCATTGCCTTACTTAACATCAGCGACGATAACGGTTTGTCCGAGCAAGACCTGCTCGGCATTTTGGCACAGCTCATCGCCTTGACCTTTATGTCAAACCAACGCCAAAAACAAGCCGAAGAGCTGCTGCTGTCCGAAGAGCGTAACACCTTTGCCCGTGAATTGCACGACTCCATCGCCCAGACGTTGTCGCACCTAAAAATCCAGTCCGCCATGCTAAAAACCCTAGGCGAACAAGAGAAAAAACTGCTTGCTGATGAGCCAAACCTACAAAACAAAGAGACTTTACTAAAAATCCATCAAAAACAAGACAAAGTCCGCACCGACCTAAATGACGGCACCAGCCACGCCTATGCCCAGCTTCGGGATTTGTTAAACACCTTCCGCCTAAAAGTGGATGGGGGTGATTTTAATGACGCCTTAAAAATGACGGTTGAAGAGTTTGAAGCCAAAGGCGGATTTAACATTAACTTTGACAACCAAGTACTGACCCTAAACCTATCTGCGTCCGAGCAGGTGGATTTGTTGCAAATCACCCGAGAGGCCCTGTCCAACGTCCACAAGCACGCCCACGCCAAGAACGTCAATATCACGCTCTACCAAGACAGCATCAGTTATGAAGTCATCTTGCGTATCAGTGATGATGGCATTGGCATTTGTCAAAGCGACAAACAAAAGCCTGAACATTATGGGCTTAGCACCATGAGTGAGAGGGCATTGAATTTAGGTGGCACGATAAGCACCGAACCAATTCGCCCCACAGGTACCGAAGTATTTGTTCGCTTTTTACCCCAATTTTTCTTAAAAAAGCTCAAAAGCCCACGCCCCAAACCCAAGCTCAAAGAATGGACTGCCGAACAAATCAGCACCGCCACTTATGAGCTTACCCATGAACTCGATGATGAATTTGGTAAAACATCGGAGTCATAA
- the narL gene encoding two-component system response regulator NarL: protein MSQKIYTATSPARLLLVDDHPMLRRGVADLLSLEMDIEVAGEANHGIEALSFLQDESVDLIVLDHNMPVMNGLETLKAIRERQIDGKVLLFTVSDNIKDVQDALALGVDGYLLKDMESDEIIGNIRRILRGELVISPALAPILAAAIRKPVQPESNPDLTERELQVLYMIRDGMSNKMIGNKLGIAESTVKVHVKHILAKISLRTRVEAAVWAVENLDK from the coding sequence ATGAGCCAAAAAATCTATACCGCCACCAGCCCTGCCCGCCTATTGCTTGTTGATGACCACCCCATGTTACGACGTGGCGTGGCGGACTTGCTATCCTTAGAGATGGACATTGAAGTGGCAGGAGAAGCCAATCATGGCATTGAAGCGTTGAGCTTTTTACAAGATGAGAGCGTGGATTTGATTGTGCTAGACCACAACATGCCCGTGATGAACGGACTTGAAACCCTAAAAGCCATCCGAGAACGCCAAATTGACGGCAAAGTGCTACTATTCACCGTCTCTGACAACATCAAAGACGTTCAAGACGCCCTAGCGTTGGGCGTGGACGGCTATCTGTTAAAGGACATGGAATCCGATGAGATTATTGGCAATATCCGCCGTATCCTGCGTGGCGAGCTTGTTATTAGCCCTGCTCTTGCACCCATTTTGGCAGCTGCCATACGAAAGCCTGTCCAACCTGAAAGCAACCCTGATTTGACCGAGCGTGAATTACAGGTGCTCTATATGATACGAGATGGCATGAGTAACAAAATGATAGGTAACAAATTGGGCATTGCTGAATCTACTGTTAAAGTGCATGTCAAGCACATTTTGGCGAAAATCAGCTTACGCACTCGTGTGGAAGCTGCTGTGTGGGCGGTAGAAAATTTGGACAAATAA
- a CDS encoding Crp/Fnr family transcriptional regulator: MIKSAEHTKKAYLDTLRTHPLFALLPQSVAGETVKDELLDQVVIHEYAKSELIFIQHSVVENLYFLLDGQVMCYRELPSGQACLIASYHEMGLINESVLWGLERDDYPNFGTGIHQVGQMDDVGGQAPSKANIATRHSKLLVKERGIHQLTATAKQPTIVATLPVQAYFESIADFDLGNLIMWFCNTISKRMYYHLISSDLLAFVQAKSKLSYYFLTHYPVGVPFELPFSQKQLAGQIGLRPETLSRTLKELIGAGLITKRKSQYCLMDAERLLALVSD, from the coding sequence ATGATAAAATCTGCTGAACACACCAAAAAAGCCTACCTTGATACCTTACGGACTCATCCTTTATTTGCTCTTTTGCCCCAATCTGTTGCAGGAGAGACAGTCAAAGATGAGTTACTTGATCAGGTTGTCATTCATGAATACGCCAAGAGTGAGCTGATTTTTATTCAGCACAGCGTGGTTGAGAATTTGTATTTTTTGCTAGATGGGCAGGTGATGTGTTATCGTGAACTGCCGAGCGGGCAGGCATGCTTGATTGCCAGCTATCATGAGATGGGGCTGATTAACGAGAGCGTGCTGTGGGGCTTGGAGCGAGATGATTATCCTAACTTTGGCACGGGCATTCATCAGGTCGGACAGATGGATGATGTGGGTGGACAAGCCCCCAGTAAAGCCAATATCGCCACACGTCATTCCAAACTGCTCGTCAAAGAGCGGGGCATTCATCAGCTGACCGCCACCGCCAAACAGCCGACCATCGTGGCGACGTTGCCAGTGCAGGCTTATTTTGAGAGTATTGCTGATTTTGATTTGGGTAATCTTATCATGTGGTTTTGCAACACCATAAGTAAGCGTATGTACTATCATCTCATCAGTAGCGACCTACTTGCTTTTGTCCAAGCCAAATCCAAACTCAGCTATTACTTTTTGACACATTATCCTGTGGGTGTGCCGTTTGAGTTGCCATTTAGCCAAAAACAGTTGGCAGGGCAAATTGGACTGCGTCCTGAGACACTCTCTCGCACCCTAAAAGAACTCATTGGTGCAGGACTCATCACCAAACGCAAGTCGCAATACTGCCTGATGGATGCTGAGAGATTGCTTGCGTTGGTTAGTGACTAG
- the can gene encoding carbonate dehydratase, which produces MNVLFYGISNLFTPLEHDMLSDLLTSNRFWAQSLSARNPDYFPSLARQQSPNYFWIGCSDSRVPANEVVGLMPGELFVHRNVANMVVATDMNLLSALQYAVDMLKVEHIIVCGHYGCGGVRAALSHQEFGLIDNWLRSLKGIYYQHLDKFNNLDIDEQIDLLCQLNVKRQVTNVCHTTIVQNAWHRGQKLSVHGWIYGLKDGLIHDLQVSVNDFSQLKDAFVYEV; this is translated from the coding sequence ATGAATGTGCTATTTTATGGCATATCAAACTTATTCACACCTTTGGAGCATGACATGTTGTCCGACTTATTGACATCCAACCGTTTTTGGGCTCAAAGTTTATCCGCTCGCAATCCTGACTATTTTCCAAGCCTTGCCCGCCAGCAGTCGCCCAATTATTTTTGGATTGGTTGCTCTGACAGTCGTGTTCCTGCCAATGAAGTGGTTGGACTCATGCCCGGAGAATTGTTCGTGCATCGCAATGTGGCAAACATGGTCGTCGCCACCGACATGAATCTGCTTTCCGCCCTGCAATACGCCGTGGACATGTTAAAGGTTGAACACATCATTGTTTGTGGTCATTATGGCTGTGGTGGGGTGCGTGCTGCCCTATCACACCAAGAATTTGGGCTGATTGATAACTGGTTACGCTCCTTAAAAGGCATTTATTATCAGCATTTGGATAAATTTAACAATTTAGACATTGATGAGCAAATTGACCTTTTATGTCAGCTTAACGTCAAGCGTCAGGTAACCAATGTTTGCCACACCACCATCGTCCAAAACGCATGGCACAGGGGGCAAAAGTTGTCCGTACACGGCTGGATTTATGGGTTAAAAGATGGCTTGATTCATGACCTACAGGTAAGTGTGAATGATTTTAGTCAGCTAAAAGACGCTTTTGTGTATGAAGTGTAG
- the dnaX gene encoding DNA polymerase III subunit gamma/tau has protein sequence MSEYQVLARKYRPKNFSELLGQTHVSQALSHAIDAGRLHHAYLFTGTRGVGKTTIARILAKCLNCQTGITSTPCGVCDTCISVDHGRFIDLIEIDAASRTKVEDTRDLLENVPYAPTQGRYKVYLIDEVHMLSTHSFNALLKTLEEPPEHVKFILATTDPQKLPITIVSRCLQFVLRPMSQALLHAHLAKILHAENIAHDDTALWQLAQSAKGSVRDALSLTDQAIAFGGGQVGADTVMEMLGLVDSLDVLDLVRDIYHDDRSGVARHIARMREQMVDATALLDRLVDSFHAMALVQILPDMPLDMNDEQKQAFYELARTLPADVIQLYYEISVKARDSVRLASTPMQALEMGILRLLAFRPLATHEVIYQEPKPILNQEIDNPINQNLNNESLNNESLNNESLNNESLNNESLNNESLNNESLNNESLNNESLNNESLNNESLNNESLNNESLNNESLAISQNTEIVENYHQEIGNQEIGNQEIGNQEIGNQEIGNQEIGQEVNNSQSISDIKPSGQITKEQLKNELMPQQVALAGEWTPEKWDYWVAMARREHKLDADELAMVSHAMMVGQIDGESQLYVPEHNKQIFSSFKSFAKKFGQDFANGRLRDETPLLSQSEFAHLATPVQKQKQRDERVLVIASNQLLNSPVLQSLYRDNFINDDNAITSVRLTLNE, from the coding sequence ATGTCCGAATACCAAGTTTTAGCACGCAAATACCGCCCCAAGAATTTTAGCGAATTATTGGGACAAACTCATGTCTCCCAAGCCTTGTCACATGCCATTGATGCAGGGCGATTGCACCATGCTTATCTGTTTACAGGTACTCGGGGTGTGGGTAAGACGACCATTGCACGGATTTTGGCAAAATGCCTAAATTGCCAAACAGGCATCACCAGCACTCCTTGCGGTGTGTGTGATACTTGTATCAGTGTTGATCATGGGCGGTTTATTGACCTAATTGAGATTGACGCTGCCTCTCGCACCAAAGTAGAAGACACTCGGGACTTGCTAGAAAATGTCCCCTACGCCCCCACCCAAGGGCGGTACAAGGTGTATCTCATTGACGAAGTGCATATGCTCTCCACGCATTCGTTTAATGCCCTGTTAAAAACGCTCGAAGAACCGCCTGAGCACGTCAAATTTATCCTAGCGACCACTGACCCACAAAAGCTCCCCATTACCATTGTCTCTCGCTGTTTGCAATTTGTGCTTCGTCCGATGTCGCAAGCGTTGCTCCACGCCCACTTAGCCAAAATCCTGCACGCTGAGAACATCGCCCACGATGATACCGCCTTGTGGCAGTTGGCTCAGTCCGCCAAAGGCTCAGTGCGTGATGCCCTATCCTTGACCGACCAAGCCATTGCGTTTGGTGGCGGGCAGGTGGGGGCGGATACCGTCATGGAGATGCTCGGGCTTGTGGATAGCCTTGATGTGCTGGATTTGGTGCGTGATATTTATCACGATGACCGCTCGGGCGTGGCTCGCCACATCGCCAGAATGCGTGAGCAAATGGTGGACGCTACCGCCTTGCTTGACCGCCTTGTGGACAGCTTTCATGCGATGGCACTCGTGCAGATTTTGCCCGATATGCCCCTTGATATGAACGATGAGCAAAAACAGGCGTTTTATGAGCTTGCTCGCACCTTGCCTGCCGATGTCATACAGCTTTATTATGAGATTAGTGTTAAGGCACGAGACAGCGTTCGCCTTGCCAGTACGCCCATGCAGGCGTTGGAAATGGGGATTTTGCGACTGCTTGCGTTTCGTCCGCTTGCCACTCATGAAGTGATTTATCAAGAACCCAAACCAATTTTAAATCAAGAAATAGATAATCCTATCAATCAAAATTTAAATAATGAAAGTTTAAATAATGAAAGTTTAAATAATGAAAGTTTAAATAATGAAAGTTTAAATAATGAAAGTTTAAATAATGAAAGTTTAAATAATGAAAGTTTAAATAATGAAAGTTTAAATAATGAAAGTTTAAATAATGAAAGTTTAAATAATGAAAGTTTAAATAATGAAAGTTTAAATAATGAAAGTTTAAATAATGAAAGTTTGGCGATTTCACAAAATACAGAAATTGTAGAAAATTATCATCAAGAAATTGGTAATCAAGAAATTGGTAATCAAGAAATTGGTAATCAAGAAATTGGTAATCAAGAAATTGGTAATCAAGAAATTGGTCAAGAGGTAAACAATTCTCAATCAATCAGCGACATCAAACCGTCAGGGCAGATAACCAAAGAGCAGTTAAAAAATGAACTCATGCCACAGCAGGTAGCGTTGGCAGGCGAGTGGACACCAGAAAAATGGGATTATTGGGTGGCGATGGCACGCCGTGAGCATAAGCTTGATGCCGATGAATTGGCGATGGTGAGTCATGCGATGATGGTGGGGCAGATAGATGGCGAGAGTCAGCTGTATGTGCCTGAGCATAACAAGCAGATTTTTTCAAGTTTTAAGAGCTTTGCCAAAAAATTTGGTCAAGATTTTGCAAACGGTCGCTTGCGTGATGAGACACCACTGCTGTCCCAAAGCGAATTTGCTCATCTTGCCACGCCTGTACAAAAACAAAAACAGCGAGATGAGCGGGTATTAGTCATCGCCAGCAATCAGCTGTTAAACAGCCCTGTCTTACAAAGCCTGTATCGGGATAACTTTATCAATGATGACAATGCCATCACGTCGGTGCGACTGACGTTAAATGAGTAA